The following coding sequences lie in one Cupriavidus taiwanensis LMG 19424 genomic window:
- a CDS encoding restriction endonuclease codes for MKLKFDSTLEYQHDAFNAVTDLFEGMAFSQDSHSVTLGTETMFGGEHAELGIGNIMPLAPTQFLANLQSVQARNNVPKSRALIEEGGPYDFPNFSIEMETGTGKTYVYLRTVFELNRLYGFRKFVVVVPSVAIREGVTTSLVLMRDHFRDLYDNVAFDSFVYNSRDLSRVRQFAVNNEIQIMVINIQAFAKDAEKAGNVIHQEQDRMSGRKPIDFVRATNPIVIIDEPQSVDTTAKSQKAIAGLNPLLCLRYSATHVHPYNLLYQLDPIRAYDLRLVKQIEVVDANPVRDFNRTMVRLDWIGYPGRAKTPQAKVTVFEDTSNGPREKPVTLKHGADLSLFTNRSDYEGYQVTNISAEPGSEYIEFGNGQILELSRETGGMADERMKNQIRQTVEEHFAKEKKFKALGIKVLSLFFLDQVGSYRQYDDEGNRCNGKVSQWFEEIYAEVAAKSIYQGVLTYSAEQVHDGYFSADRRKGKVVTLLDTSGSTAKDDETYELIMKDKERLLDPEEPLRFIFSHSALKEGWDNPNVFQICTLREMGTENERRQTLGRGLRLPVNKDGDRIFNEQINRLTVIANESFQDYAKGLQADIEKAIDPDGSFRFGRVPKLAFTPLLNPEGTAQLTEEQSEAIWKHLVSKGFLDRNGDFESAFKPNSEGFTLNLPLDFSAEGFEAAVVGRLNRFVPRDFVKDARMRESVKYNKRVELNPEFQILWEKISRKTRYSVEFQTDELIAKAILKMRDMPEIKAVRIEVTKRSVDITEAGVDGGLVTSNRTYVVANEQPLPDILAFLQRETELTRGTLVRILKDCGQLNYFGINPQAFMTECAKLINRALHELIVDGIKYEPIAGQAYEMRLFEEAEVEEYLDRLYAVKEKAGILPDGTEVPRTPYDWISFDSEVERTVAERLDGDPQVKFFCKLPRGFKVPTPIGNYNPDWAIVLEDDGKLYLVRETKSTLDSDKLRDSENRRIKCGKAHFKALGVDFKAATNIHEVLTGAA; via the coding sequence ATGAAGCTCAAATTTGACTCAACGCTGGAGTACCAGCACGACGCGTTCAACGCCGTAACGGACCTGTTCGAGGGAATGGCGTTCAGCCAGGATAGCCATTCCGTCACGCTCGGAACGGAAACGATGTTCGGCGGCGAACATGCCGAGCTTGGGATCGGCAACATAATGCCGTTGGCTCCGACGCAATTTCTTGCAAACTTGCAGTCTGTCCAAGCACGCAACAACGTTCCGAAATCCCGAGCCTTGATCGAAGAAGGCGGCCCGTACGATTTCCCGAATTTCTCCATTGAAATGGAGACCGGTACCGGGAAGACCTACGTCTACCTGCGCACTGTGTTTGAATTGAACCGCCTCTATGGTTTCCGGAAATTCGTCGTCGTCGTCCCGTCAGTCGCGATTCGCGAAGGCGTCACGACTTCTCTCGTGCTGATGCGGGACCACTTCCGAGATTTGTATGACAACGTCGCGTTCGACAGCTTCGTGTACAACTCGAGGGATCTGAGCCGCGTCCGGCAGTTCGCCGTAAACAACGAGATCCAGATCATGGTGATCAATATCCAAGCCTTCGCGAAGGATGCGGAAAAAGCTGGAAATGTGATCCATCAGGAGCAAGATCGAATGTCGGGCCGCAAGCCGATCGACTTCGTGCGGGCAACGAACCCGATAGTCATAATTGACGAGCCGCAGAGCGTCGATACCACCGCGAAATCCCAAAAAGCGATCGCTGGACTAAATCCGCTCCTCTGCCTGCGCTACTCGGCGACGCACGTCCACCCGTACAACCTGCTCTACCAGCTCGACCCGATTCGGGCATATGACCTCCGGCTAGTCAAGCAAATCGAAGTCGTGGATGCGAATCCCGTACGGGACTTCAACCGGACGATGGTCCGCCTCGACTGGATTGGTTATCCGGGAAGGGCCAAAACGCCTCAGGCCAAGGTCACGGTTTTCGAAGATACCTCGAACGGACCGCGGGAGAAACCAGTCACGCTCAAGCACGGCGCGGATTTATCCTTGTTCACAAACCGCTCCGACTACGAGGGGTATCAGGTCACCAACATCAGCGCCGAACCGGGAAGCGAGTATATCGAATTTGGAAATGGGCAGATCCTCGAGCTATCGCGGGAAACGGGGGGCATGGCCGACGAGCGCATGAAGAATCAGATTCGACAAACCGTCGAAGAGCACTTCGCCAAAGAGAAGAAATTTAAGGCGCTCGGGATCAAGGTCCTGTCGCTGTTCTTCCTCGACCAGGTCGGCAGCTACCGCCAGTATGACGACGAAGGGAACCGGTGCAATGGAAAGGTCTCTCAGTGGTTCGAAGAGATCTATGCAGAGGTCGCTGCCAAGTCAATTTACCAGGGCGTGCTCACCTACTCAGCCGAGCAGGTTCACGACGGCTACTTCTCGGCAGACCGCAGGAAGGGCAAGGTCGTCACACTTCTGGACACGAGCGGCAGCACCGCCAAGGATGACGAGACGTACGAGCTGATCATGAAGGACAAAGAACGGCTGCTCGACCCGGAGGAGCCACTCCGCTTCATCTTCAGTCATTCGGCACTCAAAGAAGGCTGGGATAACCCGAACGTCTTTCAGATCTGCACACTCCGGGAGATGGGAACTGAAAATGAACGCCGCCAGACGCTCGGCCGCGGACTTCGCCTTCCCGTCAACAAAGACGGGGACCGGATCTTCAACGAACAGATCAACCGCTTGACGGTCATCGCGAACGAGTCTTTTCAAGACTACGCCAAGGGCCTTCAGGCCGACATTGAAAAGGCCATCGACCCGGACGGAAGTTTCCGTTTTGGTCGGGTTCCGAAACTGGCGTTCACTCCTCTGCTCAACCCGGAAGGAACTGCCCAACTCACCGAGGAGCAATCCGAGGCAATCTGGAAGCACCTTGTGTCCAAAGGGTTCCTCGACCGAAACGGCGACTTCGAAAGTGCCTTCAAGCCGAATTCTGAAGGCTTCACCCTGAATCTACCCCTGGATTTTTCCGCCGAGGGATTCGAGGCTGCCGTGGTAGGCCGTCTCAACCGATTCGTCCCCCGCGACTTCGTTAAGGACGCCCGAATGCGCGAGTCAGTCAAGTACAACAAGCGGGTCGAACTCAATCCCGAGTTCCAGATTCTCTGGGAAAAGATCAGTCGGAAAACTCGCTACTCGGTGGAATTCCAAACCGACGAGCTGATCGCGAAGGCTATCTTAAAGATGCGAGACATGCCTGAGATCAAGGCCGTCCGGATAGAAGTCACGAAACGATCAGTCGACATCACCGAAGCCGGGGTGGACGGCGGGCTCGTGACGAGCAACCGCACATATGTCGTGGCCAACGAGCAGCCGCTTCCGGACATACTTGCATTCCTTCAACGCGAAACCGAGCTCACGCGCGGAACGCTCGTACGTATCCTTAAGGATTGCGGACAACTCAACTACTTCGGGATAAATCCGCAGGCCTTCATGACGGAATGCGCCAAGCTAATCAACCGAGCCCTCCACGAACTTATTGTTGACGGGATCAAGTACGAGCCGATTGCCGGTCAGGCATACGAAATGCGCCTGTTTGAAGAGGCAGAAGTTGAGGAATACCTCGACAGGCTGTACGCGGTGAAAGAAAAGGCCGGAATTCTCCCGGACGGCACCGAAGTGCCAAGGACGCCGTATGACTGGATTTCTTTCGATTCGGAAGTGGAGCGGACGGTGGCCGAACGGCTCGACGGGGATCCCCAAGTAAAGTTCTTTTGCAAGCTCCCGCGGGGATTCAAGGTTCCGACGCCGATCGGCAACTACAACCCCGACTGGGCGATCGTCCTCGAGGACGATGGGAAACTTTACCTTGTCCGCGAAACGAAGAGCACGCTCGATTCCGACAAGCTCCGCGACAGTGAGAACCGGAGAATAAAGTGTGGTAAAGCACACTTCAAGGCGCTCGGCGTTGACTTCAAGGCGGCGACGAACATCCATGAGGTACTGACTGGAGCTGCCTAA
- a CDS encoding N-6 DNA methylase has translation MQYLSAVFAHDLGAQELIAALSLGAERTVANVVRGGKASRGRADTQTNTVIVEWEKDLSRTGEHAMEQLEEYLAGNWRSGQEYRFILIATDGIKWRIYAPDWSTLEMGQFSLTSNYSLREIRKFDLTEESLGEFPFFLDEILFASQPKIATLESIRSDFGDTSSTFINSISFLFDCIKDFSHHSELQVALDQWRKFLSVAYGRFDASPGMFLVHTYLSIFAKLIAFSVIAEETARGDQRVKSILSGKEFAKFNVERFIEDDFFHWVNAEPYFSRLKPAFREINNRIGEYDLTDVREDILKGVYQELVDLDTRHALGEYYTPDWLCEKIVEETRFTETYRVLDPACGSGSFLRAAIAKMRNESPQIDATTISRRVVGIDIHPLSVQIAKTTIIIAMGKLIAQSNDPVTLHIYLANSLLVPETSADLFESTFKVSVDNRQYSLNVARIAGPDEFDSLITFCDDLVRQHEGLIAQSRFFKLATSALDGATDQLKHDLYFVYRGMKEASINGRDSIWKFILQNSYKPVFLRGQFDLILGNPPWLTYADVTNSDYQQMLMGLADHYNVTPPKRADIPHLEIAAIFVAHSVNYFLKPSGTLAFVLPRSFVSASQHENIRRGTVSSLELKELWDLNDVSPLFRVPSCVMFFKHSASDNLRRRVSLPTFPGKRLEGKLPREHLHWGNATRFIRLEDVSWHLSTLGASGARSAFTVGGSTQSIGTNAYEKKFSQGATVVPRNFFFIDLETDYDGGGFVGRTWSVRTATAAAREAKAPWKNHSLTGRIEGDYIFRTAIANNLVPFALFSPPIVALPITENGSDQEATSFSLLNNADLLGRRSRYAAAWFSEAEHLWDKHRTEKNRKNGIGLLRWLNWQNKLTDQNPSARYLVIYTSSGQDACAAVVDRQDFDAPFIAEHKTYWAEFGTRTEADYVSAFINSDFANFQIKDFQSRGLFGARDIHKLIVKVPFPRYDASNEMHKRLSALGRKCGQSISTYLEKEIAHDASARGLGRLRARIREMLSGEMQEIDEIVSVLSTGRSIDAAARRGKKRSRQPRLPGLFD, from the coding sequence TTGCAATATCTCTCCGCCGTCTTCGCGCACGACCTCGGTGCGCAGGAACTAATCGCCGCACTTTCACTCGGTGCTGAGAGGACCGTAGCCAACGTTGTTCGTGGCGGCAAAGCGAGCCGCGGCCGGGCAGACACCCAGACGAATACCGTCATTGTGGAATGGGAAAAGGACCTGTCGCGTACCGGTGAGCACGCTATGGAACAGCTAGAGGAATATCTTGCGGGTAACTGGCGCTCCGGTCAAGAATACCGCTTCATTCTTATCGCAACCGACGGAATCAAGTGGCGAATATATGCCCCTGATTGGTCCACCTTGGAAATGGGGCAATTCTCTCTAACATCAAATTATTCACTCCGAGAGATTAGAAAATTTGATCTAACCGAGGAATCCCTGGGCGAATTCCCGTTTTTTCTCGATGAAATTCTGTTCGCATCTCAGCCAAAGATTGCGACCCTAGAAAGTATCCGTTCCGATTTTGGTGATACGTCATCTACGTTCATCAATTCAATCAGTTTCTTATTTGACTGCATTAAAGATTTTTCTCACCACTCAGAACTTCAGGTGGCACTTGATCAGTGGAGAAAATTTCTTAGCGTTGCTTATGGACGGTTCGATGCTTCACCGGGAATGTTCCTCGTTCACACGTATCTATCTATTTTTGCAAAATTAATCGCGTTTTCGGTCATAGCGGAGGAAACCGCCAGAGGGGATCAAAGAGTTAAATCCATCCTCAGCGGAAAGGAATTCGCGAAATTTAACGTTGAAAGATTTATCGAGGACGACTTCTTTCATTGGGTAAACGCTGAGCCCTATTTTTCCCGCCTAAAACCTGCCTTCCGCGAAATTAATAATCGGATCGGCGAGTACGACTTGACTGATGTTCGGGAAGACATTCTCAAGGGTGTTTATCAAGAACTTGTTGATTTAGATACTCGTCACGCACTCGGAGAATATTACACACCGGACTGGCTGTGTGAAAAGATCGTCGAAGAAACCCGATTTACCGAGACGTATCGAGTATTAGACCCCGCATGTGGCAGCGGGTCATTCCTGCGCGCCGCAATCGCGAAGATGCGAAATGAATCGCCTCAGATTGACGCTACCACAATATCGAGAAGAGTTGTGGGAATCGACATTCACCCGCTTTCGGTACAGATCGCAAAAACGACGATCATCATCGCGATGGGGAAGCTGATTGCCCAATCAAATGACCCAGTAACGTTGCATATTTATTTGGCAAACTCCCTACTGGTCCCGGAAACATCGGCCGACTTATTTGAATCCACATTCAAAGTTAGCGTTGACAACCGTCAGTACTCTCTAAATGTGGCTAGAATAGCCGGCCCAGATGAATTTGATTCCCTCATTACATTTTGCGACGATCTGGTGAGACAGCATGAAGGCTTGATTGCCCAATCGAGGTTTTTCAAGCTGGCGACTTCCGCATTGGATGGGGCTACCGACCAGCTCAAGCACGATTTGTATTTCGTGTACAGGGGCATGAAGGAAGCAAGCATTAACGGGCGCGACTCGATTTGGAAGTTTATTCTTCAAAATAGCTATAAGCCTGTTTTCTTGCGCGGTCAGTTCGATCTAATTTTGGGAAATCCGCCATGGTTAACGTATGCGGACGTCACCAATTCCGATTATCAACAGATGCTAATGGGATTGGCAGATCACTATAACGTCACCCCCCCAAAAAGGGCTGATATCCCACACCTCGAAATCGCCGCGATCTTTGTTGCACACTCGGTCAATTACTTTCTGAAACCTAGTGGAACACTTGCATTCGTACTGCCAAGGAGCTTCGTTTCTGCTTCCCAACATGAAAATATTCGGAGAGGAACCGTAAGCAGCCTCGAGTTAAAGGAATTGTGGGACTTGAACGACGTAAGTCCACTTTTCCGTGTTCCCTCATGCGTTATGTTCTTCAAACACAGCGCATCGGATAACCTCCGGCGGCGAGTTTCTCTTCCGACTTTTCCTGGGAAGCGACTGGAAGGAAAGCTACCTCGCGAGCATCTACATTGGGGGAACGCTACAAGATTCATCCGCCTAGAAGACGTTTCATGGCACTTGTCTACGTTAGGTGCGTCGGGCGCACGCTCGGCGTTTACTGTGGGCGGGTCCACGCAGTCAATAGGCACTAATGCATATGAGAAGAAATTCTCGCAAGGGGCGACGGTTGTTCCACGCAATTTCTTTTTCATTGATCTGGAAACGGATTATGATGGTGGCGGCTTTGTCGGGCGCACTTGGTCTGTCAGAACCGCCACGGCAGCGGCCCGAGAGGCAAAGGCGCCTTGGAAAAACCATTCCCTAACGGGTCGAATTGAGGGCGACTATATCTTCAGGACAGCCATCGCAAACAATCTCGTACCCTTCGCGCTTTTCTCCCCCCCCATCGTGGCACTTCCAATTACTGAGAATGGGTCAGATCAGGAAGCCACTTCATTCAGTCTCTTAAATAATGCCGATCTTTTGGGTAGGCGTTCAAGATACGCCGCGGCTTGGTTCTCTGAGGCAGAACACCTCTGGGATAAGCACCGCACGGAGAAAAATAGGAAAAACGGAATTGGACTGCTTCGATGGCTAAATTGGCAAAACAAATTGACCGATCAGAATCCATCTGCGCGATACCTTGTTATCTATACGTCTTCGGGACAAGATGCCTGCGCCGCGGTGGTAGACCGACAGGATTTTGATGCGCCCTTCATTGCCGAACACAAGACATATTGGGCTGAGTTCGGGACCAGAACAGAAGCCGACTATGTGTCAGCATTCATTAATTCTGATTTTGCTAACTTTCAGATTAAGGATTTTCAATCTAGAGGACTTTTCGGAGCGCGTGATATTCATAAGCTGATCGTAAAGGTACCGTTCCCTCGATATGACGCCAGCAATGAGATGCATAAGCGACTCTCTGCACTTGGCCGGAAGTGTGGTCAGTCGATCAGCACGTACCTTGAGAAGGAGATCGCCCATGATGCATCCGCCCGAGGACTTGGACGTTTACGAGCTCGGATTCGGGAAATGCTGTCTGGAGAGATGCAAGAAATAGACGAGATCGTATCGGTGCTGTCTACAGGACGATCCATTGACGCTGCGGCTCGCCGAGGAAAAAAAAGAAGCCGCCAGCCCCGATTGCCTGGACTGTTCGACTAA
- a CDS encoding 8-oxoguanine DNA glycosylase OGG fold protein yields MPLSHPTPANSTPQVQPPIWVAQHVLERLLDPDHDPVDWIALSAIEWLERLKLPETSILEAAKQSGFPELYRPLNRYELLDFCARTDVPFKWRFAAMMAFGGRSRRKATGCALWACVPAIEALAKKLPTMTRRQAYRAFRYLIASAQLEGMGPSFFTKVMFFFGCSGAYILDQWLAKSILALNRANWTVGADGEPVFAIAADNYIRLVAASKPAAIDRTMTEDDYEKYCLAVESLVAVLGRKDGADTERWLFSQPQSAWRRFLAKLSWKRPDRRLSKPAPQPPSSVSRPIAARGDQASL; encoded by the coding sequence ATGCCTTTGTCGCACCCCACCCCCGCAAATTCGACGCCACAAGTCCAGCCTCCGATCTGGGTGGCACAGCACGTTCTCGAGCGTCTGTTGGACCCGGACCATGATCCGGTGGACTGGATCGCCTTGTCGGCGATCGAATGGCTCGAACGGCTGAAGCTGCCCGAAACGTCGATTCTGGAGGCCGCCAAACAATCTGGCTTTCCCGAGCTTTATCGCCCTCTGAACCGGTACGAACTCCTCGACTTCTGCGCACGCACTGATGTCCCCTTCAAGTGGCGCTTCGCAGCGATGATGGCGTTTGGCGGAAGGTCCCGCAGGAAGGCGACCGGCTGCGCCCTCTGGGCGTGCGTGCCTGCCATTGAAGCGCTCGCCAAAAAACTGCCGACGATGACTCGCCGGCAGGCCTACCGTGCATTTCGCTATTTGATCGCGTCCGCCCAACTCGAAGGCATGGGCCCGTCCTTCTTTACGAAGGTGATGTTCTTCTTCGGGTGCTCGGGCGCCTATATCCTGGACCAGTGGCTCGCCAAGTCCATCCTGGCGCTGAACCGGGCCAACTGGACTGTAGGTGCAGACGGCGAGCCTGTGTTCGCGATCGCTGCGGATAACTACATCCGTCTTGTCGCGGCCAGCAAACCTGCCGCTATCGACCGGACGATGACCGAAGACGATTACGAGAAATACTGCCTGGCCGTCGAGTCCCTTGTCGCGGTCCTCGGACGCAAAGACGGCGCCGACACCGAGCGCTGGCTGTTCTCTCAGCCGCAGTCGGCATGGCGCCGCTTCTTGGCGAAGCTGAGTTGGAAGCGCCCGGATCGCCGTCTCAGCAAGCCGGCACCGCAGCCGCCCTCCAGCGTTAGCCGGCCGATAGCCGCTCGTGGAGATCAAGCATCGCTGTGA
- a CDS encoding DEAD/DEAH box helicase yields MIVAAHKALVVVPTTLLTNWAKEIQRFAPGLTYGIFHGAKRELKADRPDVTITTYGVIRRSAAMLAGMQWHLLVADEAQNIKNPAAAQTKALKSVPATNHIAMSGTPVENRLADYWSIVDFVNPGYLGTLKQFEKEFATPIQVHGDHSVVDQFKRVTAPLLLRRLKTDKTIINDLPDKIEQDRYCALTDEQAALYKRVLDSELEALENAEASISRHGLVFRMTMALKQICNHPTQYLKSGVLHSGKSEALFELLDSIYERHEKVLLFTQFREMGEILADWHQSRYGLAPLFLHGGTTTTQRNAMVERFQTDPVQRIMLITLKAGGTGLNLTAASHVIHYDLWWNRAAENQASDRAWRIGQHANVQVYRFITQGTFEERINEMIQGKGALADLTVGAGDESLGSLSNAELRDLFSLRRGT; encoded by the coding sequence ATGATTGTCGCCGCCCACAAGGCGCTCGTGGTCGTCCCGACGACGCTACTGACTAACTGGGCGAAAGAGATCCAGCGCTTTGCCCCCGGCCTCACGTACGGCATCTTTCACGGCGCAAAGCGTGAGCTCAAGGCCGACCGCCCGGACGTCACGATTACTACCTACGGGGTGATTCGGCGGTCCGCAGCCATGCTCGCCGGCATGCAGTGGCACCTGCTCGTCGCCGATGAAGCGCAGAACATCAAGAACCCAGCCGCGGCACAAACCAAGGCGCTCAAGTCCGTCCCGGCCACCAACCACATCGCCATGAGCGGGACGCCAGTGGAAAACCGCCTGGCGGACTACTGGAGCATCGTTGACTTTGTCAATCCGGGCTACCTGGGCACGCTGAAACAGTTTGAGAAGGAGTTCGCGACGCCGATCCAGGTGCACGGGGATCATAGCGTCGTGGATCAATTCAAACGCGTGACGGCACCGCTCCTGCTGCGTCGCCTCAAGACCGACAAGACCATCATCAACGATCTCCCAGACAAGATCGAGCAGGACCGCTACTGCGCCCTGACAGACGAACAAGCGGCCCTGTACAAGAGGGTGCTGGATAGCGAACTGGAAGCGCTCGAAAACGCGGAGGCTAGCATCTCGCGCCACGGCCTCGTCTTCCGGATGACGATGGCACTCAAGCAGATCTGCAACCACCCGACCCAGTATCTCAAGTCTGGGGTTTTGCACTCGGGGAAATCCGAGGCGCTCTTTGAGTTGCTCGACTCCATCTATGAGCGCCACGAGAAGGTGCTCCTGTTCACCCAATTCCGGGAGATGGGCGAGATTCTCGCCGATTGGCACCAGTCGCGATACGGCCTTGCTCCGCTCTTCCTGCATGGAGGCACCACAACCACCCAACGCAATGCCATGGTCGAGCGCTTTCAGACCGACCCGGTGCAGCGCATCATGCTGATTACGCTCAAGGCCGGCGGCACGGGCTTGAACCTGACCGCCGCCTCCCACGTAATCCATTACGACTTGTGGTGGAATCGCGCCGCCGAGAATCAAGCCAGTGATCGGGCTTGGCGCATTGGGCAACATGCGAATGTTCAGGTCTATCGCTTCATTACCCAAGGGACTTTCGAGGAACGGATCAACGAGATGATTCAAGGCAAAGGCGCGCTTGCGGATTTGACTGTGGGAGCCGGCGACGAGTCGCTGGGAAGCCTCAGCAACGCGGAACTGCGCGACCTGTTCTCCCTGCGTCGCGGCACTTGA
- the istA gene encoding IS21 family transposase, with product MSGTRITDQQVSLYMSKRKQHTQEIAAAKAGISVRSARRIERDSQLPSQKPRRYWRSRPDPFVEVWDTEVVPMLASEPRLQAITILRKLQDDHPDQYPDSMRRTLERRISKWRAVSGPAKEVFFPQEHAPGIRALSDFTDMQALGITISGVPFPHRLYHFVFAFSRWEYAQVVEGGESFEALSSGLQNALWQAGGCPREHRTDSLSAAFKNLKEQEDFTTRYEALLDHYGMTGTRNNRGLGHENGSVESSHRYLKEAVDQALMLRGHRDFEDRAAYEALLREVVMRRNRRHAAAFRLEREQLTDLPPRRTTDFAEEEARVTRCSTFTVRGILYSAPSRLIGHRLKVRVYGDRLDCYLSGAMVFSTPRGSHAAHSTRRAIDYRHFIEGLKRKPQAFKGLAFRDDLFPREAYRRTWEQLDARLSQRDACKTMVGLLELAAMDGIEAVLAVRLEAMLGDGDLPDLEALREEFSPRQADHPVIHVQMPATSCYDALLGQGVAA from the coding sequence ATGTCTGGAACCCGTATTACCGACCAACAGGTTAGCCTCTACATGTCCAAACGCAAACAGCATACCCAGGAGATTGCCGCTGCCAAGGCCGGCATCAGTGTGCGCAGTGCCCGGCGTATCGAACGTGATAGCCAACTGCCTTCGCAGAAGCCCCGCCGTTACTGGCGCTCGCGGCCCGATCCATTCGTCGAGGTCTGGGACACCGAGGTCGTGCCGATGCTTGCTAGCGAGCCGCGCCTGCAAGCCATCACCATTCTGCGCAAGCTCCAGGACGACCATCCCGACCAATACCCTGACAGCATGCGCCGCACGCTCGAACGGCGCATCAGCAAGTGGCGGGCTGTGTCTGGACCGGCCAAAGAAGTCTTCTTCCCACAGGAACACGCGCCGGGGATCCGGGCACTGTCGGACTTCACCGATATGCAGGCGCTGGGCATCACCATCTCCGGCGTTCCATTCCCTCACCGCCTGTATCACTTCGTGTTCGCGTTCTCGCGCTGGGAGTACGCCCAAGTGGTTGAAGGCGGAGAGAGCTTCGAGGCGCTGTCCTCGGGCTTGCAGAACGCGCTCTGGCAGGCCGGCGGCTGCCCGCGAGAACATCGCACCGACAGCCTCTCGGCGGCGTTCAAGAACCTGAAGGAGCAGGAGGACTTCACAACGCGCTACGAAGCCCTGCTGGACCACTATGGGATGACCGGCACCCGTAACAACCGCGGCCTGGGCCACGAGAACGGCAGTGTGGAATCATCCCACCGCTATCTGAAGGAGGCTGTCGACCAGGCACTGATGCTGCGCGGCCACCGGGACTTCGAGGATCGAGCCGCCTATGAGGCGCTCCTGCGCGAGGTCGTGATGCGTCGTAACCGGCGTCATGCAGCGGCGTTCCGTCTCGAGCGCGAGCAGTTGACGGACCTGCCTCCCCGGCGCACGACGGACTTTGCCGAAGAGGAAGCGCGTGTCACCCGTTGCAGCACATTCACCGTGCGCGGCATCCTCTACAGCGCGCCGTCCCGCCTGATTGGTCACCGTCTGAAGGTGCGTGTGTACGGCGACCGACTGGACTGCTACCTGTCCGGAGCCATGGTGTTCAGCACTCCTCGGGGCTCCCACGCCGCGCACAGCACCCGCCGCGCTATCGACTATCGGCACTTCATTGAGGGGCTCAAACGTAAGCCGCAGGCCTTCAAGGGCCTGGCGTTCCGGGACGATCTGTTCCCTCGGGAGGCCTATCGGCGAACCTGGGAGCAGCTTGATGCCCGGCTGTCGCAACGCGACGCGTGCAAGACGATGGTTGGCCTGCTTGAGCTGGCGGCCATGGACGGTATCGAAGCCGTGCTGGCCGTGCGCCTGGAAGCCATGTTGGGCGATGGTGATCTGCCGGATCTGGAAGCGCTGCGCGAGGAGTTCTCGCCGCGGCAAGCCGATCACCCCGTCATCCATGTCCAGATGCCGGCGACCAGTTGCTACGACGCCCTGCTGGGCCAGGGGGTCGCAGCATGA
- the istB gene encoding IS21-like element helper ATPase IstB translates to MNAPLPIDAARLTLMLNELRLPTIGRLWPEFAQRADKESWQATRLLGALLEHELAERAKRRIERHRTESRLDPTKTLAAFDFSAVPMVSKAHVMALASGDSWLEKGANVLIFGPPGGGKSHLGSAIGHALIDAGYRVLFTRTSEIVQKLQAARQSLQLPAALAKLDRFDLIILDDLSYARKDQAETSVLFELIAERYERRSLLITANQPFSGWDNVFPDPGMTIAAIDRLVHHSTIFEMNVESYRRRTASDKQSARRRQSSSDNDNHRDIDNGATTMT, encoded by the coding sequence ATGAACGCGCCGCTCCCAATTGATGCCGCCCGCCTGACGTTGATGCTCAACGAACTGCGCCTGCCCACCATTGGCCGGCTCTGGCCAGAGTTCGCACAGCGCGCCGACAAGGAAAGCTGGCAGGCAACCCGGCTGCTTGGCGCCTTGCTCGAACACGAACTGGCCGAACGGGCCAAGCGGCGTATCGAACGACACCGAACCGAATCCCGCCTGGATCCAACCAAGACGCTGGCTGCCTTCGACTTCAGTGCTGTGCCCATGGTCTCCAAGGCGCACGTGATGGCACTGGCGAGCGGTGATTCCTGGCTGGAGAAAGGTGCCAATGTGTTGATCTTCGGCCCGCCGGGCGGTGGGAAGAGCCACCTCGGATCGGCCATCGGGCATGCCCTGATCGACGCTGGGTACAGGGTACTGTTCACGCGTACCAGCGAGATCGTCCAGAAGCTGCAGGCAGCCAGGCAGAGCCTGCAGTTACCTGCAGCCCTGGCCAAGCTCGACCGCTTTGACCTGATCATCCTGGACGACCTGTCGTACGCCCGCAAGGACCAGGCCGAAACCAGTGTCCTATTCGAACTGATCGCCGAGCGCTATGAGCGGCGCAGTCTGCTGATCACGGCCAACCAGCCGTTCTCAGGCTGGGACAACGTGTTCCCTGACCCCGGCATGACCATCGCCGCGATTGACCGACTCGTCCACCATTCGACGATCTTTGAAATGAACGTCGAAAGCTACCGTCGGCGCACCGCAAGCGACAAGCAGTCTGCTCGCCGACGACAATCATCCAGCGACAACGACAATCACCGCGACATCGATAACGGAGCGACAACCATGACCTAA